TGTACGCCAGCAGCCAGATTGCGGCGTCGGCCTATTCCTACTATCAAGGCAGCGTGCCTGGCTATCGCACCGTGGTGATGAACGACCCGCCGGTCGGCAGCTTCTATCTGCAGGCCGGATACAACGGCGCCAGCTTCTGGCGCATCTATCCCGACATCGATTGTCTGGATAATTGCCCAACGATGCTGACCCAGGGTCAGACCATCACGATCTCTGGCACGCCGGGCACCCAGGAGGTCTTTGTCGACGTGCGACCGTTTCCTTCGGTAGTCGGCACCGTGACCGACGCGGTCAGTGGCGAACCGGTGGATGGCGCGCTCACCTCCATGCTGTCGCTGGGCATAGGCTACGGCGGATCTGACTACACGGATACGGACGGCGATTACCTGCTGCCATACGTGCGCCCAGGCACCTACCTGGTGATCACCAGTTCGCCGAATCATGTCGACGTGGCGTTTCCCGATGCGCCCTGCAGCGTGGTCAACGGCGCGACCGTGTGCCCGACGGCAACACCAGTGAGCGTGGGTACCAGCCAGGCCACCTATCGTTTCGACTTCGCACTGACACCCAGCGGTCGCATCAGCGGAAACATGACGATCGAAGGCAGTGCGTTGCCGAATTACTACTATCCGCAGATCAACCTGCGCCGTGCCGACGGTTCAACCTTCAGCGGCGCCGTCGAGTGGGTGGGCACCGGTTACTCGCTGTCGGATGTCGACCCAGGCACCTATCGGGCCTCCGTGCCCTGGCAGGTTGCGCACTTTGGCCAGATCTATCCGGGCATCGATTGTGCGGGCAGCGCCTGCGACTCGACGACGCTGGGCCAGACCATGGTTGTGGGGCCAACGCCCCTGACCGGCATCGACTTCGATTTTCGTCTGCGCCGCGGAGCGAAAGGCCGAATCGTCGACGCCAGCACGGGGCTTCCCATCAATGGCGCGATTCTGGATGTCTGGTTGAATGGCGCGTCCTACCCCAGTGGTTCCGTGCTCAGTGGCCCGGATGGCCGATTCGCACTGGCCATCAACGAGAATTACATCCAGACATTCAAGATTTCGACCAGCACCGGCGGCGGCTATGTGAACGAGATCTACCGCAACATCCGGTGCCCATTGGGACCAGCGATCTTCAACCTCTGCGACATCAATCTGGGTGAGACCATCAACGCCAACCATGCCATCGACAGCCAGGGCATCACCATCCGCCTGATGCCCGAGTCCGCTGGCGCGTTGTTTGACGATTCATTCGACGATTAGCAGGGCTTGTGCCGCCGCCAGTTGATCCTGGCGGCGGCGATCTGCCGGGCCAAGACTGGCCCCGGCAAGGAGCGTCCAGACAAGTCTGGACCTGCAAGAGCACGCTTGCCCCGTGGGCATAGCCGGGCCGACACGGGCGGCTCGGATTGGTCCTCCAGGGGGGTGGATCAACCGGCGTTATCGGCCTGCCCCGCGCGCCACCTGCACCCGGTCACGCCCGGCCGCCTTCGCCTGGTAGAGCGCGCCATCGGCCTCCTCGAACAGGGCCTCCTGACGCGCCAGGCGTCGGCCGGCGAGGCTGGCCACGCCGATACTGACTGTCAGTCGTGGAATATCCTTCCGCGTCATTCTGGCCACGGCGGCGCGCAGGCGCTCGCTCAGGGTGGCGGCCGCATCGGCATTGGCGGGCACCAGCACCGCGAATTCTTCCCCACCCCAGCGGGCGAGCGGCGTGTCCGGGCGCAACTGCGATTGCAGACACTCGGCCAAGGCGCAGAGTGCGGCATCGCCAACGGCATGTCCGAGCGTGTCGTTGACCTTCTTGAAGTCGTCGATATCGATCAACACCAACGACAACTCGCCGCCATCGGACACCGCCTCATCCCAGGACTGGCTGAAGCCCTCCAGAAAGGCCCGCCGGTTGGCAACCCCGGTCAGCACATCGGTGCTCGCGGCACGGGCCAGGGCCTCGGCCTTGCGCCGGAGTTCGGCATGGGCCTGACTCAATTCGGACTGACTGCTGAGCAGCGCCTGATTGGCGCTTTCCAGCCGGCGCCCCAGTTGCTGGCTCTCGCGATAGCGCATCCACAGCAAGCCCAGGATCATGGCCAGACTGACCACCGCGCCCACGGCAATCCAGCGCTTGAGCTCCTCCTGTCTCAGCCCCAGGGCCTGGATCTTGAGATCGCGTTGCAGCAACTCGATCTGGCGCGCGGCTTCCTGTTGCCGATGCTGCGACTCCAGCACTGCCAATCGACGGTTCATGTCCAGCCCGGTGAGGTGTTCCTGCAGCGCCAGGCTCTTCAATCCGATCTCGACTGCGCGCTCCAGCTGGCCGCGGTCGCGCAGCACCGGAATCATGGCTCGATAGGTACTGAGCAATTGCGGTTGGTCATGACCCTGCTGATAGGTGGGCAAGGCCGTGTCCCACAGTTGCAGCGCCTCATCCGAACGGCCCTGGCGTTGCGCGATCTCGGCCAGCAACCCGAGGTAGTCGGCGCGGGTGCCCTGCTGGCCGATGGCAGCAGCGATGCGCTCGCCCTCTTCGAGCACCGTGCGGGCTTCTTCGATACGGTTCAGGCCCAGCAAGGCACGTCCATGCTCAAGCTTGGAATAGGCCCGACTTGGCGGACTGTCCAGACGTTCGGCCAGGCGTTCAGCCTGGGTCGAGAACTCCAGGGCTTCGGCATATTCGCGGCGAAAGTTGCTGACCCGCGCCAGACTGCCAAGCAGCGGGGCCTCGCGCGAGGCTTCCGCGGTCTTGCGCGCCTCCACCAAACCACGTTGCAGAAAGGTCAGCGCGGTGTCGTACTCGCGCATGCCGGCGTACAGCAAGCCAAGATAGTGCAAGGTGCGATCCAGTTCCGCGCTGGCACCGGTTTCCTGCAGCTCCTGACTTTTTCGCAACAGCTCAAGCGCAACCGAGAACTCGCCCTGATTGAGTCGAATCAAGCCCAGCTGGGTGAGTACCAGCGCCTCTCCGCCGCGATCCGCCAGTCCGCGATACAGTGCCAGAGCGCGCTCATAGCCCTCGATGGCTTCGGCCAGATTGCTGCGTCGCCGCCACAATGAGGCGATGTCGGATTCGGCCTGGGCCAATGTCGGCAGATCACGGCGCTGCTCGGCGCGTGACAGAATGCCCTGGAACAGAGCCATTGCCTCGTCGTAGCGACCGCGGCGGAACTCGATCTGCGCCCGTACCCGGTCCACCGCATCCAGCGCCGCCGGGCCGGTCTTTTCGGCACCACGCGCCGCCTCCTCCAGGACAGTTTCGGCCATCTCGTAATCACCGCTGGAGGCCAGCCGCTCAGCCTCGGCGATGCGTGCCGTCAGGGCACCATCCATCGCCCTGTCCGGAGTGGGTCCCTGCGGCGACTCCGGCGTTGCCATGGGTTCGGTGGCCTGCCCAAACGCCGCCGGTGTGCTCAGAGCGAGCGCACCCGTGCAAACGACAAGAAACAGGATCTGCCACAGTCGCATCAGGATGGCCCAGGAACGGTGAGGCGTTGCCGACGGCAAGAATACGCCAGCCGCCCACAGGGCGGGCGATTGCGCTAGGGCGTGTCGTCCTGGGTCAAATGCAGCGGGGCCTGCAGACCCTGGAGACGGCGAGTGTCATGGGGACTTGTCATCGGCCGGGTCCACCTGTGTCAGCCGCGCCTGGAGTCGCGTCTGCAGGGGGGTGATCCGACAGGCCCGCCTGCAGCAGCCGGGCCAGTCCAAGCGGAAAATGGTCCAGCGCCTCGGGCTGCAGTCCGCGCGCGAGGGCGATATCGCCTGCCAGCAGATGGCGACGGGCGGCGGCGGTCCAGCCGGGCGGCAAGGCGTCATCACCGACCAGATTGGGTGCCAACAGCGGCTCGGCGGGTCCTAATCAGCAGCTGCCGGCGCCGACGAACGCTCCAGGCCCCAGGTCTTGCCGCCATCGCTGCTGCGCAGGATGCTGAGGTCCTGGCATTGCACGAACAGTTCGGCGTCGCTGGAGACGCTGCCGAGCAAGTGATGGCAGCCGGCAGGCATCTGCACGATGGCCTCCCAGCCCATCCGTTCTCGCGGTGCCTCCGAACGCTGCAGATGGAAGTCCTTGCTGGCGACAATACGCAAGCGGCTGTCGCGTGAGACCTTCGGCGCGATGAGCAGTACCCGATGCTGATCATCGACATAGGGCGAGGAATCGCGCAGTGCCGGCGCGAGATTGCCCAGGCCACTAGGGCGTCGGATCGGCGTCCAGCTGTTGCCCTGATCGGTGGAATAGAGGTAGTCCAGCGTGGCGATATCGTCGCCGCTGGTGGCCAGCAAGGCACCATTGGGCTGGGCGCGCACCCCCGCCACCGACCGGTCCTTGCCTGCTGCCATCAACTGACCGTCGGCAAAATGATAGCGCCAGCGCTTGGCGCCGACGGCGATACGCAGGGCGTCCGCATCGCTGCCGAGCACACTGGCGCGCTTGTCCACGCCTGCCCGAAAGCCCTGTCGCGCGCCGAAACTGGCGACTTGTGTCCAGCGTCGCCGGTCAGATGACAGTTGCATCAACACCGCCCGTTGCTGCGAATGGCCGAGCGCGTAAATGCGCTGATCGCCAGCACGGCCGAGCCAGTCATAGGCCTGATCGCTCGGTACATCGGCATACATCTGCCAGTCACTCGCTCCGGGCTCGGAATGCGCCAGCAGACCGCGATCACCGGCGATCAGCCAGCCATCCTCCAATTCCAGCACGTCATTGATGTCGGCACTGAAACCGGTGTACAGCGTGGACCAGCGGCCGTCGGCAGCACGCATCGAAATCTGTCCGAATTGACCCGGCAATACGAGGCTGCCGCCATCCAGGCGACGGCCGACCCCGTGATTGGGCAGCACCTCGTCGTCGGGCAAGGCAACCGGCTTCAGCTGCGCCCACTGTTCGGCACTGACGTAGCTCCGCGATTGCGGATCATAGAGCTGACGTGCAGGCGCCAAAGTCGCCAGCTTGGGGTAGCTGGCCCGAAACCACCCCAACAGCCCGGGGCGTGCGGGTGTGCGCTGCCACCAGCCGTCAAAGCTGGTCATCCAACCCAGAGGCGTGAAGTTGCGCTTCTTTGCCGGTCCGAAATGAAGCACCAGCGTTCCTACATCGGTGAAACGCCGGGCTTCAATGCGGAAGGCCATCAGTGGCTCGGGCGCTTCCGCTTCCCGTCTTGAAGATGCACCTGCGCGGAGATCGCCGCCCCAGATCCGTTCGATCAGATAGTCACCCGCCGGCAGGGTACCCACGAAGATCTGGCCGCTGCTGAACGCCGTCCTGACGCTCTGAAGCGTGTAGCGCCGCGTGGGCCCGTCCACCCGCCTGACGACCAGACCGCTCCACCCTGCAAACTCCGGCCAGCGTGTTTCGACATTGTCGATCAGATGCACGGCCATGAAGCCAGCATGGCTGGGAAAGCGCTTGTGTGCGTCCAGATCCGGATTCCAGCCAAAGTCGGAGGCTCGGACCACCGTGCACAACAGCAGAGCGAAACACATCCACAGGGAGCGGGTCAGCATGCGCGATCGAGGGCGTCGAAAAGGACCGTCATCATACGTTTTGACGGGGGACACTCGTTGCGGTGGGCTCAAGCGACGCTGATCAGACATGCCGAATGCACTGCTGCTCCGGCCAGCGGCGCCTGCCCGAAGCGGCAGTGAGGACTCGCCGACGCGAGAGAAGCCATCCTGTGGGAGCGGATTCATCCGCGACCGAGCCTCTGGAAAACCCGATCGCGGCTGAAGCCGCTCCCACCGATTGCGGGTGCTCACCTGATTGCGCGGGCCACGCGCGCATTTTGTCTACACGGCCTGCGGCAGCCTACCGCTTGCTGCCCCGCGGAGTGCTCATGAGCAAGCTCGACCTGGTCTGGTTCAAGCGCGATCTGCGGCTGGTCGATCATGCCGCCGCAAGCGCCAGCGCGGACGCGCGTGGCGTGCTCGGCCTGTACGTGTTCGAACCCGGCTACTGGCAGGCGCCCGACACCAGCGCCCGCCAGTTCGAGTTCCTGTGCGACTCCCTGCGAGAGCTGGAGCGTCAACTGATCGCCCGGGGCGGATCGCTGGAAGTGCACGTCGGTGAGGTGGGTGAGGTACTCCGCGGCTTGCACGCGCGCCATCCGCTCGGTGCCGTGCGTTCGCACGAGGAAAGCGGCAATGGCTGGACCTATGCCCGCGACCGCCGCGTCGCTTTGATCCTGCGCGAACTGGGACTGCCCTGGCATGAGTATCGACAGTTCGGCGTGGTGCGCGGGCTGCAACGGCGCCAGGGCTGGGCGCAGCAGTGGGAAGCGCTGATCGGCAGCCCCAGCCCGGCGAAAGAGGCCGGCACCCGCTGGGTGCGCGGCAACGGTCAGCTGGAAGCCTGCATTGCGCAGATGCGCCAGTGCATGACGCCGGATTCCTGCGCCGGCCGGCAGACGGGCGGACGCAGCGAGGGCCTGCAACTGTTGGACAGCTTTCTCAGTCATCGGGGCCTGGCCTACCACCGCCAGATGTCCTCGCCGCTCAGCGCGGCCACGGCCTGCTCCAGGCTGTCGGCGCACCTCAGCCTGGGCACGCTGTCTCTGCGGGAGATCGTCCACGCCGTTCGCGCGAAGCGCGCGCAGCTGCGGGCGCAGGTGCAACTGCCGCCGGAACTGGCCACGCAGCCACGGGCGCTGCAGGCTTTCGAGTCGCGGCTGCATTGGCACTGCCACTTCATGCAGAAGCTGGAGACCGAGCCGCAGATCGAATTTCGAAACATCCATCGCGGCTTCGACGGCATGCGCGAGGGCGAGTTCGACGATCAACGCTTCGCTGCCCTTTGCGAGGCCCGCACCGGCTGGCCTTTTGTCGACGCCTGCCTGCGCATGCTCGATCATGAAGGCTGGATCAACTTCCGCATGCGGGCGATGTTGATGGCGGTGTCCAGCTACCATCTGTGGCTGCACTGGCGCCAGCCGGCATTGTTCCTGGCACGGCGCTTTGTCGACTATGAACCCGGCATCCATTACAGCCAGGCGCAGATGCAATCGGGCGTCACCGGCATCAACATTCCGCGCATCTACAATCCGATCAAGCAGTCGCAGGATCAGGATCCCGATGGCAGGTTCATCCGTCACTGGTTGCCGGAACTGGCCGCGCTGCCGGCAACGCGGATCCATGCGCCCTTCCAGATGAGTCTGACCGAGCAGCAGCGGCATGGCGTGATCCTGGATCGCGATTACCCGCGGCCCATCGTCGATCACGAACAGGCGGCGCGGGAAGCCCGGGCCAGACTCACCGCCTGGCGCCGGCGTCCGGGCATGTACGAGCAAAGCCGCGAGGTGATGGACAAGCACGGCAGCCGCAAGCGCCGAGTACAGCGCGCCCTGCCCGTCCCCAGCCCGCAGCCCGATCTCTTCGGCGATCCGATCTGAGCATGGCCGCCAAGACACGCGAAAGCCGGGCCACACCGCGAGCCAGCAAACTCTGCGCCCATTGCCAGCGGCCGATGACCTGGCGCAAGCGTTGGGAAAAGGTGTGGGAGCAGGTCAAATACTGCTCGGATGCCTGCCGTCTACTGGCGAAGCGCCAGCCACGGGCTGAGTAGCGGGTGAAAACGACTCGAAGGCGGGACCGACAGTTGGTTCGGACGCGTGGAGCGGATCAGCCAGCGCTCATCCCGCCAGCCGCTCGGCCAGGGCGCGGGCTTCGCGGGCTGCTTCGAAGTCAGGATCAGCCTCAGCCCAGTCGGCGAGCAGCGGCGGCAGCTCGCGTCTGAGGGTCTCGCGATCATCACGCAGTTCGGCCAGGCTAACCTGGCGCCAGCGAATCTCCGGGCTGCCAGGGCGCGAGCGCTGCAACGGCGCCAACCAGCGCTCGGCGATGTCCGCCGCATTGGCGCTCAGCGCAACGTCGATCATGGCGCTCGACGAGAAAGCCACTGAACTCCAACAGCGCCCAGCACAGACCAAACCAGCCAGTCAGCACCGGCGCAGGTGGCGCTCGCGCAGACGGGCCAGGAGCGAGGTCGAGGGCGATGGGTTCACGGGCGGGTCTGATGCAGGCGACAAGTCCCAAGTCTAGCCGCTGCAGCTGGCGGTTTCGGCAGATCACCCCAACGGTCATGGCTGCGAGCCACTCGCAATCATGAAAGTCCTTGCCGCCATGACCGTTGCATGGGTTTTCCTGCCTAGTCGAGTAGCTAAGCCTTTACAGGCT
The nucleotide sequence above comes from Rhodanobacteraceae bacterium. Encoded proteins:
- a CDS encoding diguanylate cyclase, producing the protein MDGALTARIAEAERLASSGDYEMAETVLEEAARGAEKTGPAALDAVDRVRAQIEFRRGRYDEAMALFQGILSRAEQRRDLPTLAQAESDIASLWRRRSNLAEAIEGYERALALYRGLADRGGEALVLTQLGLIRLNQGEFSVALELLRKSQELQETGASAELDRTLHYLGLLYAGMREYDTALTFLQRGLVEARKTAEASREAPLLGSLARVSNFRREYAEALEFSTQAERLAERLDSPPSRAYSKLEHGRALLGLNRIEEARTVLEEGERIAAAIGQQGTRADYLGLLAEIAQRQGRSDEALQLWDTALPTYQQGHDQPQLLSTYRAMIPVLRDRGQLERAVEIGLKSLALQEHLTGLDMNRRLAVLESQHRQQEAARQIELLQRDLKIQALGLRQEELKRWIAVGAVVSLAMILGLLWMRYRESQQLGRRLESANQALLSSQSELSQAHAELRRKAEALARAASTDVLTGVANRRAFLEGFSQSWDEAVSDGGELSLVLIDIDDFKKVNDTLGHAVGDAALCALAECLQSQLRPDTPLARWGGEEFAVLVPANADAAATLSERLRAAVARMTRKDIPRLTVSIGVASLAGRRLARQEALFEEADGALYQAKAAGRDRVQVARGAGR
- a CDS encoding deoxyribodipyrimidine photo-lyase/cryptochrome family protein — translated: MSKLDLVWFKRDLRLVDHAAASASADARGVLGLYVFEPGYWQAPDTSARQFEFLCDSLRELERQLIARGGSLEVHVGEVGEVLRGLHARHPLGAVRSHEESGNGWTYARDRRVALILRELGLPWHEYRQFGVVRGLQRRQGWAQQWEALIGSPSPAKEAGTRWVRGNGQLEACIAQMRQCMTPDSCAGRQTGGRSEGLQLLDSFLSHRGLAYHRQMSSPLSAATACSRLSAHLSLGTLSLREIVHAVRAKRAQLRAQVQLPPELATQPRALQAFESRLHWHCHFMQKLETEPQIEFRNIHRGFDGMREGEFDDQRFAALCEARTGWPFVDACLRMLDHEGWINFRMRAMLMAVSSYHLWLHWRQPALFLARRFVDYEPGIHYSQAQMQSGVTGINIPRIYNPIKQSQDQDPDGRFIRHWLPELAALPATRIHAPFQMSLTEQQRHGVILDRDYPRPIVDHEQAAREARARLTAWRRRPGMYEQSREVMDKHGSRKRRVQRALPVPSPQPDLFGDPI
- a CDS encoding DUF2256 domain-containing protein, producing the protein MAAKTRESRATPRASKLCAHCQRPMTWRKRWEKVWEQVKYCSDACRLLAKRQPRAE